In a genomic window of Sphingomonas koreensis:
- a CDS encoding LysR substrate-binding domain-containing protein, with the protein MRTFVAVVEHGSMAAASRALTLSPSAVAQQLHALERELGAPLIVRVGRTVRMTEQGDRILAQARQLLRDAADLRSLARDGDLSGELRLGACTTPLIGMLPEILARVSAKFPQINVHIRSSHSAQLYAEVEAGNLDAAFVLEAPHPLPKTCEWRVLREEQLVVLAPPALADRDPHALLREEPLIRYDRNQWGGRRADEYLRASGIIPRERFELNALNAIAVMVDRGLGVSLVPDWMPPWPEGLNLSRLPLPGAPVGRRIGIVWSRATVRLRLVDILLDEIER; encoded by the coding sequence CTGCGCACCTTCGTGGCCGTTGTCGAGCATGGCTCGATGGCGGCGGCGTCGCGTGCGCTGACGCTCAGCCCGTCGGCGGTCGCGCAGCAGCTGCATGCGCTCGAACGCGAGCTGGGGGCACCGCTGATCGTGCGCGTCGGCCGCACCGTGCGGATGACCGAGCAGGGCGACCGCATCCTCGCTCAGGCCCGTCAGCTGCTCCGCGATGCCGCCGATCTGCGCAGCCTCGCCCGCGACGGCGATCTGAGCGGCGAATTGCGGCTCGGCGCCTGCACCACTCCGCTGATCGGCATGCTCCCCGAGATCCTTGCAAGGGTCAGCGCAAAATTCCCTCAGATCAACGTCCACATCCGCTCCAGCCACTCGGCCCAGCTCTATGCGGAAGTGGAAGCCGGGAACCTCGATGCTGCTTTCGTGCTCGAAGCGCCGCATCCCCTGCCCAAGACCTGCGAGTGGCGCGTGCTGCGCGAGGAGCAGTTGGTCGTGCTCGCGCCGCCTGCGCTGGCAGATCGCGACCCGCACGCCCTGCTACGCGAAGAGCCGCTGATCAGGTACGACCGCAACCAATGGGGTGGCCGTCGCGCCGACGAATATCTGCGCGCATCGGGCATTATCCCGCGCGAACGGTTCGAACTCAACGCGCTCAATGCGATCGCGGTGATGGTCGACCGCGGCCTCGGCGTATCGCTCGTGCCCGACTGGATGCCACCCTGGCCCGAGGGACTAAACCTCAGCCGCCTTCCCCTGCCCGGCGCACCGGTCGGCCGGCGAATCGGTATCGTCTGGTCGCGCGCCACGGTTCGCCTCCGGCTGGTCGATATCCTGCTGGACGAGATCGAGCGTTGA
- a CDS encoding alpha/beta hydrolase, translated as MMRVFGALLALFAAAPALAWQDSAAVEVPAFTLPPSDQLSEEAKSVLLRMRAARAPDLKDDIARQRAFYQKYNDDRLAEMRRHFRTREERASLGGVAVDVVVPGAGITPGNKDRVLINVHGGAFMWGSGSGALVEAIPIAATMGIKVVTVDYRLTPEHRYPAASEDVTAVYRALLKQYRPEQIGIYGCSAGGVITAQSVAWIRKQGLPRPGAIGTFCGTAAGFSGDSPYLAGPIAEGTVPPAGPLPKLLPTAYMAGVAGEDAAAYPLLSDAEIKAFPPTLLLAGSRDFAASALTLAHRRLAQAGVPSELFLFDGLPHAFFVWPDMPESIEAYRVITRFFDTHLGRRK; from the coding sequence ATGATGAGGGTCTTCGGCGCGCTGCTCGCCTTGTTCGCCGCAGCACCGGCACTGGCGTGGCAGGATAGCGCCGCCGTCGAGGTTCCCGCCTTCACGCTGCCGCCCTCGGACCAGCTGAGCGAGGAGGCGAAGTCTGTGCTGCTGCGGATGCGTGCGGCGCGGGCACCCGACCTCAAGGACGACATCGCGCGGCAGCGGGCCTTCTATCAGAAATACAATGACGACCGGCTGGCGGAGATGCGGCGGCATTTCCGGACCCGCGAGGAAAGGGCGTCGCTGGGCGGAGTTGCAGTGGATGTCGTCGTACCCGGCGCGGGCATCACACCGGGCAATAAGGACCGCGTGCTGATCAACGTCCATGGCGGCGCGTTCATGTGGGGATCGGGCAGCGGCGCGCTGGTCGAGGCGATCCCGATCGCCGCGACCATGGGGATCAAGGTCGTCACGGTCGACTATCGCCTGACCCCCGAACATCGCTATCCGGCGGCGTCGGAGGACGTGACCGCGGTCTATCGCGCGCTGCTCAAGCAATACCGGCCGGAGCAGATCGGCATCTATGGCTGCTCGGCGGGCGGGGTGATCACCGCCCAGTCGGTGGCGTGGATCCGCAAGCAGGGGCTGCCGCGCCCCGGCGCGATCGGCACCTTCTGCGGAACCGCAGCCGGGTTCAGCGGGGACAGCCCCTATCTTGCCGGGCCGATCGCCGAAGGCACCGTGCCGCCGGCCGGGCCGCTGCCAAAGCTGTTGCCAACGGCCTATATGGCCGGGGTCGCGGGCGAGGATGCGGCGGCGTACCCGCTGCTCTCCGACGCCGAGATCAAGGCCTTCCCGCCGACGCTGCTGCTGGCGGGTAGCCGCGACTTCGCGGCGAGCGCGCTGACGCTGGCGCATCGCCGGCTGGCGCAGGCAGGCGTGCCAAGCGAGCTGTTCCTGTTCGACGGATTGCCCCATGCTTTCTTCGTGTGGCCCGACATGCCCGAATCGATCGAGGCATATCGGGTCATCACGCGGTTCTTCGACACGCATCTGGGCAGACGGAAATGA
- a CDS encoding sulfatase family protein encodes MRRRSLLKGMAGAAAISATASTIARANGRQRNVLLLISDDQGLDLGCYGTPVATPRLDRLAGEGTRFSHAFAAVSSCSPSRAVIHTGLYGHQNGMYGLQHDVHHQSLLDGVETLPSMLRRAGYATALVGKKHIGPDKAFPFEAELVPERSGIRDVREMAVAAASFIRSTSDRPFFVTVAYSDPHRAATDYGNDRAWPGVTPVSYDPATVHIPPHLPDLPEVRRDLAEYHESLSRLDTGVGMLLDLLAESGRAEDTLVVFLSDNGRPFPGAKTNLYAPGLHLPLIVRAPGSTASVNDAMVSWIDIAPTILDWAGVAAPGYPLSGRSLLSILGKAGDPARDAVFASHEFHEINQYYPMRAVRTRTHSYILNLAHPLDYPIAGDVAGSPSWKAIRADRSIRLGRRTQAAYLRRPAEELYDLTRDPDEVANVVGSRAYAGVLAELRARMLKMRIDTRDPWLAGQTDPYAHLKQG; translated from the coding sequence ATGCGCCGCCGCAGTCTGCTCAAGGGAATGGCCGGGGCAGCGGCGATTTCTGCGACCGCTTCGACTATCGCACGCGCCAATGGACGGCAGCGTAATGTGTTGCTGCTGATCTCCGACGATCAGGGGCTGGATCTCGGCTGCTACGGAACACCCGTCGCGACGCCGCGGCTCGACCGGCTGGCAGGGGAGGGGACCCGGTTCAGCCACGCCTTCGCCGCCGTTTCGTCGTGCAGCCCGAGCCGGGCGGTAATCCATACCGGCCTCTACGGCCACCAGAACGGCATGTATGGGCTGCAGCACGACGTGCATCACCAATCGTTGCTCGACGGGGTCGAGACCTTGCCGTCGATGCTGCGCCGGGCAGGCTATGCCACGGCTTTGGTGGGCAAGAAACATATCGGGCCGGACAAGGCCTTTCCGTTCGAGGCCGAGCTGGTGCCCGAGCGGTCCGGCATCCGCGACGTGCGCGAGATGGCGGTCGCGGCGGCAAGCTTCATCCGATCGACCAGTGACCGGCCGTTCTTCGTCACCGTCGCTTATAGCGACCCGCACCGCGCCGCGACCGACTATGGCAACGACCGCGCCTGGCCCGGGGTGACGCCGGTCAGCTACGATCCGGCGACGGTCCATATCCCGCCGCATCTGCCAGACCTGCCCGAGGTACGGCGTGACCTTGCCGAATATCACGAGTCGCTCAGTCGGCTCGACACTGGGGTCGGGATGCTGCTCGACTTGCTCGCGGAGAGCGGGCGGGCCGAGGACACGCTGGTGGTGTTCCTGAGCGACAATGGCCGGCCGTTTCCGGGCGCCAAAACCAACCTCTACGCGCCGGGGCTGCACCTCCCGCTGATCGTGCGTGCGCCGGGCAGTACGGCGTCGGTCAACGATGCGATGGTGAGCTGGATCGATATCGCACCCACGATCCTGGACTGGGCCGGCGTGGCAGCGCCCGGCTATCCGCTGTCGGGCCGTTCGCTGCTGTCGATCCTGGGCAAGGCTGGCGATCCGGCGCGCGACGCGGTGTTCGCGAGCCACGAGTTTCACGAGATCAACCAATATTACCCCATGCGTGCCGTCCGGACGCGGACGCACAGCTACATCCTCAACCTCGCCCACCCGCTCGACTATCCGATCGCGGGCGATGTGGCGGGATCGCCGAGCTGGAAGGCGATCCGTGCGGACCGCTCGATCCGGCTCGGCAGGCGCACCCAGGCCGCCTATCTCAGGCGGCCGGCCGAGGAGCTGTACGATCTGACGCGCGATCCCGACGAGGTGGCGAATGTCGTGGGGAGTCGCGCCTATGCCGGAGTGCTGGCGGAGCTGCGCGCACGGATGCTGAAGATGCGCATCGACACGCGCGATCCGTGGCTGGCGGGACAGACCGATCCATATGCACATCTGAAACAAGGATGA
- a CDS encoding sulfatase family protein, whose protein sequence is MSNEIDRRGVLLAGSGGAFGLYSWAADAAAAPAAQKRSLLLKRIPRTRPRNILVVLTDDHRFDAMGFMKTQDFGETPTLDRLAREGVHFRNAFVTTALCSPSRASIFTGLYAHQHRVVDNNHPIPPGLTYYPEYLQRAGYETAFIGKWHMGAETDRPQPGFDHWVSFKGQGHYMPHPDGLNVDGRKVPQRGYITDELTDYALDWIGKRDRKRPWMMHLAHKAVHSEFIPAPRHAGRYRDAKFRYPENMKPGMPGRPMWVENQRNSWHGVDFPYHSTLDIADYYKAYMETLLAVDEGLARIMDLLAQRGELDDTLILYMGDNGFMFGEHGLIDKRAAYEESMRVPMIARCPALFGPRTVDQVVANIDVAPTMLAAAGLAAPESMAGANMLPLARGETVPWRKELVYEYYWERNFPQTPTVHALREDRYKYIRFHGIWDLDELYDLEADPHENDNLLARPGHEALAKRMGAKLFKLLEETDGMQIPLSADSEGRNVLRSARGPKGAPFPPQFER, encoded by the coding sequence ATGAGCAACGAAATCGACCGGCGCGGCGTCCTTCTCGCAGGGAGCGGCGGTGCGTTCGGCCTCTATAGCTGGGCAGCGGACGCGGCCGCCGCGCCGGCGGCGCAGAAGAGGAGCCTCCTCCTCAAGCGCATACCGCGCACGCGGCCGCGCAACATCCTGGTTGTGCTGACCGACGACCATCGCTTCGACGCGATGGGGTTCATGAAGACCCAGGATTTCGGCGAGACCCCGACGCTCGACCGGTTGGCGCGCGAGGGCGTGCATTTCCGCAACGCCTTCGTCACCACTGCGCTATGCTCGCCCTCGCGCGCGTCGATCTTCACCGGCCTCTACGCCCACCAGCACCGCGTGGTGGACAACAACCATCCGATCCCGCCGGGCCTGACCTACTACCCGGAGTATCTCCAGCGCGCGGGGTATGAGACCGCGTTCATCGGCAAATGGCATATGGGCGCGGAGACCGACCGGCCGCAGCCCGGCTTCGACCATTGGGTGAGCTTTAAGGGGCAGGGCCACTACATGCCGCATCCCGACGGCCTGAATGTCGACGGACGCAAGGTGCCGCAACGGGGCTACATTACCGACGAGCTGACCGACTATGCGCTCGACTGGATCGGCAAGCGCGACCGCAAGCGGCCGTGGATGATGCACCTGGCGCACAAGGCGGTGCATTCGGAATTCATCCCGGCGCCGCGCCATGCAGGGCGCTACAGGGACGCGAAGTTCCGATATCCGGAGAATATGAAGCCCGGCATGCCCGGCCGGCCGATGTGGGTCGAGAACCAGCGTAACAGCTGGCACGGCGTCGATTTCCCCTATCATTCGACGCTCGACATCGCCGACTACTACAAGGCCTATATGGAGACTTTGCTGGCGGTCGATGAAGGGCTGGCGCGGATCATGGATCTGCTGGCGCAGCGCGGCGAGCTCGACGACACGCTGATCCTCTACATGGGCGACAACGGCTTCATGTTCGGCGAGCATGGCCTGATCGACAAGCGTGCGGCATATGAGGAATCGATGCGCGTACCGATGATCGCGCGCTGCCCGGCGCTGTTCGGGCCCCGGACGGTCGACCAGGTGGTTGCGAATATCGATGTCGCCCCGACGATGCTCGCCGCCGCCGGCCTCGCCGCGCCGGAGAGCATGGCGGGCGCGAACATGCTTCCGCTTGCGCGCGGCGAGACGGTGCCCTGGCGCAAGGAACTGGTCTATGAATATTATTGGGAGCGTAATTTCCCCCAGACCCCGACCGTCCACGCGCTGCGCGAAGACCGCTACAAATATATCCGCTTCCACGGCATCTGGGATCTGGACGAGCTGTACGACCTTGAGGCCGATCCGCACGAGAACGACAATCTGCTCGCCCGGCCGGGGCATGAGGCGCTGGCGAAGCGGATGGGCGCGAAGCTGTTCAAGCTGCTCGAGGAGACCGACGGGATGCAGATCCCGCTGAGCGCGGATTCAGAGGGGCGTAATGTGCTGCGCAGCGCCAGGGGGCCAAAGGGCGCGCCGTTTCCGCCGCAATTCGAGCGATAG
- a CDS encoding HpcH/HpaI aldolase/citrate lyase family protein, protein MRSKLFVPCSRPEFFDKALASAADALSFDLEDSVPADGKAAARARLAAFLASDAVRGTPKRIIVRVNDPAGPDFTADIEAIRNCRIDLINLPKIEDAPGVIAAANATGRAIGLLVNIETPHALMRAAAIANAHPRVAGLQVGLNDLFATLGADRRDPRAVHAALWQIRLGAAAAGIFAYDGAWPDLADEAGFRAEAGMAQALGYMGKSCIHPRQIAAANEVFDHTLDRAVARRLVAAAQAAALDGRGAFLFEGRMVDRPMIAQAQALLAGDDA, encoded by the coding sequence ATGCGCAGCAAGCTGTTCGTGCCCTGCTCGCGTCCCGAGTTTTTCGACAAGGCGCTGGCGAGTGCGGCCGACGCGCTGTCCTTCGATCTCGAGGATTCGGTACCGGCGGACGGCAAGGCGGCGGCGCGCGCGCGGCTCGCCGCGTTTCTCGCCAGCGACGCGGTACGCGGGACCCCGAAACGGATCATCGTCCGCGTCAACGATCCTGCCGGGCCCGATTTCACGGCCGACATCGAAGCGATCCGGAACTGCCGTATCGATCTGATCAACCTTCCCAAGATCGAGGATGCGCCCGGCGTGATCGCCGCGGCCAATGCGACCGGCAGGGCGATCGGCCTGCTCGTCAATATCGAGACTCCACATGCGCTGATGCGCGCAGCCGCGATCGCGAACGCGCATCCGCGCGTCGCGGGATTGCAGGTCGGCCTCAACGATCTCTTCGCCACCCTCGGCGCCGACCGCCGCGATCCGCGCGCCGTGCATGCGGCGCTGTGGCAGATCAGGCTCGGCGCAGCTGCTGCGGGCATCTTCGCCTATGACGGCGCCTGGCCCGACCTTGCCGACGAAGCGGGGTTCCGCGCAGAGGCCGGGATGGCGCAGGCGCTCGGATATATGGGCAAGAGCTGCATCCACCCGCGCCAGATCGCCGCCGCGAATGAAGTGTTCGATCATACGCTCGACCGCGCCGTTGCAAGGCGGCTGGTCGCCGCGGCGCAGGCGGCCGCACTGGACGGCCGCGGCGCATTCCTGTTCGAAGGACGCATGGTCGACCGGCCGATGATCGCGCAAGCGCAAGCCCTGCTCGCCGGAGACGACGCATGA
- a CDS encoding sodium:solute symporter, giving the protein MTARLLSWPLAVLLLVLTSVAPAMAGTGAPVSSKTSPLPALPDTGDRIRLAGVDGQPVVLDGRRAFRLSADKRRWEPLRADALADLGEIAAASDGNRTVLIAGRGGVAERIVRLTIANDGLAVHPLAALPVPLHAAQAAIRDDSIWLAGLGPDGAARLYKASLSAPGRWAAQAAWPGGAAPVALGAQNKGVFVTLADGAQWRWFSDKGWRVGARAPAAIVPGSTRAIGQAYLLYLGSGADGATRLYSYSAITDAWAALGAPQAGTPQAAVSYGEGLLAARSNANGLAFTTTELVSERQSLALLDWLIIGVYMFGMLGVGFYFYRGAKNGSSNEFFLGSRSIPAWAAGISMFAGSISSISYLAIPAKAYETNWQYIMSKMSTIAGLIFVAIMIVPLFRRLNLVSVFNYLETRFHPSIRLLSSALWMLMQIGGRMGIVLFLPAMAIGTITDTNIVACIVVVGIFTIIYTALGGMKAVVWTDVFQVMVLTGGACFAIGFIIYQLGLMPVVETARAFEKTDMVNLSFDITQPTLWGFLILVLFDVVLTFPKDQVLMQRVLATPSEKEASRSVWVFAVVLLPSAFMFYIIGTVLFAYYRENPAQLNPMLPIDAVFPAFIGTELPAGVTGLIIAGLFAAAMGTLSGIINSVATLLSVDFYGKFRNPTQEQTVRFAEWMSVVVGLIGIGIAIILSRMDIHSLLDLTIELFGLLGGSCAGAYTLGMFTRRANWQGVAIGIVAASLLTLVVWIFGLIHPYWYLALAIMASIVIGYLASLLFPPPSHSLEGLTIYDKARKQAA; this is encoded by the coding sequence ATGACCGCCCGCCTGTTGTCCTGGCCGCTGGCCGTCCTGCTGCTGGTCCTGACCTCCGTCGCTCCCGCAATGGCGGGCACCGGGGCGCCAGTGTCGAGCAAGACGTCCCCCCTGCCCGCCTTGCCGGATACGGGGGACCGGATCCGGCTGGCCGGTGTGGACGGGCAGCCCGTCGTTCTGGACGGGCGGCGCGCGTTCCGGCTGTCCGCGGACAAGCGCCGCTGGGAACCGTTGCGTGCAGACGCGCTTGCCGATCTGGGCGAGATCGCTGCCGCGAGCGACGGCAACCGTACCGTGCTGATCGCGGGCCGGGGCGGGGTGGCCGAACGGATCGTCCGGTTGACTATTGCCAATGACGGGCTTGCCGTCCACCCGCTCGCAGCCCTGCCCGTCCCGCTGCACGCGGCGCAGGCAGCGATCCGCGACGACAGCATCTGGCTGGCCGGACTCGGCCCCGACGGCGCAGCCCGGCTGTACAAGGCTTCCCTCTCCGCCCCCGGCCGCTGGGCGGCGCAGGCCGCATGGCCGGGCGGCGCTGCGCCGGTCGCGCTCGGCGCGCAGAACAAGGGCGTGTTCGTAACGCTGGCCGACGGCGCGCAATGGCGCTGGTTCTCCGACAAGGGCTGGCGCGTCGGGGCAAGGGCGCCGGCGGCGATCGTGCCGGGATCGACGCGGGCGATCGGACAGGCCTATCTCCTCTATCTCGGCTCGGGCGCCGACGGCGCGACGCGGCTCTACAGTTACAGCGCGATCACCGACGCATGGGCCGCGCTCGGCGCACCGCAGGCGGGAACGCCGCAAGCCGCGGTCAGCTATGGCGAGGGTCTGCTGGCCGCGCGGAGCAATGCGAACGGCCTCGCATTCACCACCACCGAACTGGTCAGCGAACGCCAGTCGCTGGCGCTGCTCGATTGGCTGATCATCGGCGTCTACATGTTCGGGATGCTGGGGGTAGGCTTCTACTTCTACCGTGGCGCCAAGAACGGCTCGTCGAATGAGTTCTTCCTGGGGAGCCGGTCGATCCCGGCCTGGGCGGCGGGGATCAGCATGTTCGCGGGCAGCATCAGCTCGATCAGCTATCTCGCCATTCCGGCCAAGGCGTACGAGACCAACTGGCAGTACATCATGTCGAAGATGTCGACGATCGCGGGCCTGATCTTCGTCGCGATCATGATCGTGCCGCTGTTCCGGCGGCTCAATCTCGTGTCGGTTTTCAACTATCTCGAAACGCGCTTTCACCCCTCGATCCGCCTGCTCTCGAGCGCGCTGTGGATGCTGATGCAGATCGGCGGGCGGATGGGCATCGTGCTGTTCCTGCCCGCGATGGCGATCGGCACGATCACCGATACCAACATCGTCGCCTGCATCGTCGTCGTCGGCATCTTCACGATCATCTACACCGCGCTCGGCGGCATGAAGGCGGTGGTTTGGACCGACGTGTTCCAGGTGATGGTGCTGACCGGCGGCGCCTGTTTCGCGATCGGCTTCATCATCTACCAGCTCGGCCTGATGCCGGTCGTCGAGACCGCGCGCGCGTTCGAGAAGACCGACATGGTCAATCTGAGCTTCGATATCACCCAGCCGACCCTCTGGGGCTTCCTGATCCTGGTGCTGTTCGACGTGGTGCTCACCTTCCCCAAGGATCAGGTGCTGATGCAGCGCGTGCTGGCGACGCCGTCCGAAAAGGAAGCGAGCCGCTCTGTCTGGGTGTTTGCCGTCGTGCTGCTGCCCAGCGCCTTCATGTTCTACATCATCGGCACCGTGCTGTTCGCCTATTACCGGGAGAATCCCGCACAGCTGAACCCGATGCTGCCGATCGACGCGGTGTTCCCGGCCTTTATCGGCACCGAGCTGCCCGCCGGCGTCACCGGCCTGATCATCGCGGGCCTGTTCGCGGCGGCGATGGGTACGCTGTCGGGCATCATCAATTCCGTCGCGACCCTGCTCTCGGTCGATTTCTACGGCAAGTTCCGCAACCCCACGCAGGAGCAGACAGTGCGCTTCGCCGAGTGGATGAGCGTGGTGGTCGGCCTGATCGGCATCGGCATCGCGATCATCCTGTCGCGGATGGACATCCATTCGCTGCTCGACCTGACGATCGAGCTGTTCGGGCTGCTCGGCGGCAGCTGCGCGGGGGCCTATACGCTCGGCATGTTCACTCGACGCGCCAACTGGCAGGGGGTGGCGATCGGCATCGTCGCCGCATCGCTGCTGACGCTGGTCGTGTGGATCTTCGGGCTGATCCATCCCTATTGGTATCTCGCGCTGGCGATCATGGCCTCGATCGTGATCGGCTATCTCGCAAGCCTGCTCTTCCCCCCGCCCAGCCATTCGCTGGAGGGCCTGACCATCTACGATAAAGCGCGTAAGCAGGCGGCCTGA